The DNA window GCTGGTTCGTCTACCTCATGCGCTGCTCCGACGGCAGCCTCTACTGCGGCGTGACAACGGACCTCGCCCGCCGCCTGGCCGAGCACAACGCGGGCACGGGCGCGCGCTACACCCGCTCGCGGCGTCCGGTGGCACTGGAGGCCAGCGCTCCCTGCGCGGACAAAAGCGCGGCGCTCCGGGCCGAGGCCGCCGTGCGCCGTCACCGGGCGGAGGACAAGGCCGCGTACGTCCATGAACTGGCGCGCGCCGAGGAGCAGCCATGAGCGACCTGGCCTTCATCCTGGCCGTCCTGGCCATCGGGGTCGGCTATTTCATCATTTTCGAGCGCATGAAGCGCAACTGGCGGGACCGCCATCCCGGCGAGAAGGGCAACCCCATCCAGCGCTGGCTCACGGGCCGGGAGGACGACGAGGACGAGAAATGAACGGGGCCGGAGGATTCCTCCGGCCCCGCTTCGTCATCAGAGGTTGGCGAGCACCGCCGCGCCCATCTCGCTGCCCTTCACCCGGGCCTTGCCCGGCTCCATGATGTCGCCGGTGCGCAGGCCCTGGTCCAGGGTGCGCTCCACGGCCCGCTCCACGGTGCGGGCCTCCTCCTCCAGTCCGAGGGAATAGCGCAGGAGCATGGCCACCGAGAGGATCGTGGCCAGCGGGTTGGCCAGGTCCTGGCCCGCGATGTCCGGGGCCGAACCGTGGATCGGCTCGTACAGGCCCGGCCCGCTCTCGCCCAGGGAGGCCGAGGGAAGCATGCCGATGGAGCCGGTGATCACGGCGGCCTCGTCCGAGAGGATGTCGCCGAAGAGGTTGCCGGTGACGAGCACGTCGAACTGGGACGGGTCGCGCACGAGCTGCATGGCCGCGTTGTCCACGTACATGTGCGAGAGCTCCACGTCCGGGAACTCGGCGGCGGTTTCGACCATCACCTCGCGCCAGACGCGGGAGACGTCCAGGACGTTGGCCTTGTCCA is part of the Desulfovibrio aminophilus genome and encodes:
- a CDS encoding GIY-YIG nuclease family protein, coding for MSAGTGWFVYLMRCSDGSLYCGVTTDLARRLAEHNAGTGARYTRSRRPVALEASAPCADKSAALRAEAAVRRHRAEDKAAYVHELARAEEQP